A region of the Apium graveolens cultivar Ventura chromosome 6, ASM990537v1, whole genome shotgun sequence genome:
taatactatttatttatttaaataattagtATTAAACAGAGTTATAAACTAAAAACTTGTGATGTGAGTTTGCAGTTGTATGTAATTCTGATAATCGTATCCAATACTAATCGTTAAACCATAAACCAAACATGTAGGCTATATGGCTAATAGTATACATGTTTATAGTAGGTAGGTATGACGGACAATCTATGTATATAACAGTTCCTACTGTCCCTTTTGAATAGTAACTTTAACCCCTTTTTAGCATTGTACCCACCAAGTTGTAAAAAATTACTAAAGTTGCCACTGATtagttttttaaaattatatattggATGAGAATAAAGATTATATTGGATGAGAAGAAAGCTTATGTTGAAAGCTTCTTAAGCTTCTCTTGGAAGGTAAGAATGTGTCCCTATACACTTCTGaatttgaaattcaaattctAATTAGTTTCTTTAGGTTAATTAGTGACTTCTCCCCCTCTTTTGAATAGTGTCTTCACCCACTTGAAGATTGTGTATACAAATTCATGTTGTTAATTTGACTACGGGTTGATTCATTGTGCAAGGTATGGGTGGTGAAGAAGGTGACAAGTTCTTTAACCTGGAAGATTTGAATGCAGATTATGGTCGGAAGTACAGAAGAACAAAACAATTGAATCGTAACAAAGAGAATGTAGGTTGTCGACTCTGCTGTTGCTGATCGTTGTGCTTTATCTTCTTCCACAGGTAAGGAGTACGACCACAATGTAAGTAAGTTGTTATTGAATACCTTCTCTTCGTATGTGTGAATATAAGTAAGACTTTTGTTTGTGTTTGTTCAACACCCGTGTTAACAGGATCAATGGCCAACATTCATACTCCGTCAACCAAGACGAACCGATCACCTCTGTTCACCCCAACAATAGTTAGTAGTGGGAGCCAAAAGAAAACACCTACAAGTACGAATTCTAATTCTTACAAAACTTAAACCGCAAACATACTTAGGCTTATGTTCTGACTACCCATTGTTTTGTCTGTAATGCAGGTATGTTGACGGAATCCACGTCAAATATTGTTAGGTTGGTGGGAAAGAGGAGGAAACTTGGTGACTTGCCTAGGTCAGGCCACTTGAATGAAACAGCTGCAAGTACTGTTTGTTTTCTTAATTTACTCTGTGTTTTTCTTGCAAAgcaactgttattttatgtttatgaAGCAATAATGTGTTTAATATTTGGTTGGTAGAATGTAGTAGTCCTATTGTTACTCCCCGATCAAATAGCAGAGTAAACTACATGAATTCCTCTTGAAGGTAGTCAGGACAGAACTCCTTTATCAGATGTAACAAATTCAGGTAGCGCCTCATTTTCTAGAAATATGTTGAGAGGTAAATATTAGATTCTAGCATTGTTAAGCTTTTGTCTGTCTATCCTTAAGGTAACAGGAATAACTAAATAATAGTTATTTTAATTATGAAACAGAGGAAACGCGATCAAATATTAATGATATTTCCTTAAATGAACGTGAACCTTTGAACCGGAAAGGGAAGGAAAATTATCTTGGATTTGGTAGAGAATTATTCGCAGATGAGATTGTTAGTGATGATGAGGAAGAAAGTAATGACTTTAATGAAGGTAAAATGTATGTGATATTGCGTTTTTGTTATGTCTTACGTAATTATGATTTACCATTTAATATTTTCTTGCAGGTCCGAATGTAGTTGCTCCTTTATTTTTGTCTGATGATTCTGAAGGATCAGATTATGAAGCAAGTGATTGTGAATCAAGTGGTAAGAAAAACAAAGATGTACTCCTAAAAAAGTATCCACAATTAATTTTgtcaaactaaaataaaaaaatgcagatgatgcagattgtcttagTTGGTCGCTTGATGGTGATGATGAAGTCATTGTTGATGGGATGAATTCGGATTGTAATTTGATGCAGAGCAGACATGTACCGCGACGTGTCGTTCCTGAGGAGTATGCTTCTTTGGGTGGTCCTACTGCCATATGTTCGAAATGTCATGCTCGGATGTTGAAGGAAGAAAGGGTAAATAAAAATGTGACTAAAGGTTGTCCTATATTTTCTCTTTGTTGCATGAAAGGTGCTGTGAGATTGCCTCCAATCCCTCCTACCCCTGAGTATTTGCTGGATTTATACAATGACAAGAAAAGAGGTCCTACTTTTCATAGATTGATACGGCTCTACAATGCAATTTTTTCCTTTACTTCTACCGGTGGTAACATAGATCATTCAATTAACAATGGAAGGGCGCCTTATGTATACAAATTAAATGGTCAGAACCACCATGTTTTTGGATCTTTAATACCGAATGACAATGAAACCCCCAAATTTTGTCAACTTTACATTTATGACACCATTAACGAAGTTGATAATCGTCTTCGGTGGGTTAGTGTTCATGACCGAGAAAGTGTTGATAAAGAGGTTGTACGAGGTCTTATAATAATGTTAGATAACAAATCAATTGGTTGGTGAGTTTAGGCAGCATCTTGAATTGTATGAAAGCGATGAAATAGTTGAGCTGCAGATTACACTAAAAGTTATCAGATCTGAGAGTGGAAGAGAATGTCATATTTCTAGCACTGATGAAGTTGTTGGCATTATGGTTGGTGACACTGAAGAAACATGTGGCGACCGTGATATAGTTGTTAAGGAAAAAGGTAAAGGTTTAGTCCGTGTTTCTTATGTTCATCCGAAGTTGATGGCTTTACAGTACCCTTTACTCTTTCCACGTGGAGAAGATGGATTTCACCCAAAGATTAAATTTCAAAAGACTGCGGATAGTTCTTGCAAACCACGTGGCTTTTTATCTCTGGAGAATTACTACTCATATACTTTCCAAATTAGAGAGTCTGATGGTAAGGTATATTTAGAAATTAATATATGTTTTTTTATGTTCCCCAGAAATAAATAATGAAAGTTGTATTGTAGGTTTGACTCCTCGGCTAGGTGGAAGACTATTTCAACAATATATGGTAGATGCTTTTTCTACCATTGAATAAACACGACTATGGTGGATCCGCCAAACAACTTTACGGAATGAATTATACAACAATATTTGTAGATCTACTAGCATAGGTGACGTGGACAGTTCAAATACCGGTAAAGGTATAGTTCTGCCAGCTGGCTATATTGGTTCGAAGCGATACATGCAACAAAATTTTCAAGATGCGCTGGCCGTATGCTATTACATCGGACATCCTGACATATTCCTGACTATGACCTGTAATTCTCTTTGGGATGAAATTCAGAAGATGATGGAGTATGTGCCTGGTTGCATTGCTCCAAACTGTCCCGACATCATATCAAGGGTGTTTAGGCTAGAACTTGATCAGTTAATGGTAGATATTAAGGACAAAAAAAACTTTGGTGTTTGTATTCGAGGTAAGATTGTTTACCAGGACTTTCGTAGTTTAATTTCTAATTAGATTTTTGTTTTGCATATTGCCAATATAATCTAAATTTTCCCGTTTTGCAGTTATGTATGTCGTCGAGTTTCAGAAAAGAGGCCTTCCACATGTACATATATTAATATGGCTTGATGCTGATTCAAAAAAAACCTCAAGCAGAATGTGGATAATTTTGTATCCGCAGAAATCCCAGATCATTTATTAGATCCGGTTGGTTATGCAGCCGTGAAGGAATTTATGATCCACGGTCCATGTGGTTTGCAAAATGTAAAGTCTCCATGCATGAAAGATTTACGTTGCATACGTCATTTTACGAAAAAGTAAGATATAGGCATACCCTTTTTGTGTCATTTTAGAATCCCGTAAGTTACCCTAATACCTAAACTTTGTAATAATTGAATGGTTTCAGGTACTGTGCTCGAACTACTTTTGATGACAGTGGCTTCCCGATGTATATGCGACGCAGGACAAACATTACTGTTGAAATAAGGAAGGCTCAGCTGGACAACCAGTGGGTAGTACCATACAACCGGGATCTTTTAGTCAAGTATCAATGCCATATGAATGTGGAAATATGTTGTCATGCACGCAGTCTTAAGTATTTATTTAATAACTGTTTGAAAGGCCATGATCGTGTTACGGTTCATGTCCAGAGAAAGAGAAAAAGGCAAGCGAATGATACTGATGAGGGGGGAATAGATGAGATAAATGCATATTTTGATGGAAGATATTTATGTGGTGCTGAATCAGCATATAGGATTTTTGGCTTCCCTATCTATCATAGAAGTATATCTGTTGAGAGACTTCAATTTCACTTACCATGTGACAAAAACTGCACCTTCCATGCCAATGAAGCGCTAGGGAAAGTTGATGTCAGGAAGAAGAACAAGTTCAGTAAACTGGAAGCCTTTTTTTATTTAAACTCTGTTGATGTTAATGCACGGGAGTACACTTATGATGAAATTCTACGGTTTTATGTGTGGAATGATGGTGAGAGGAAATGGACCATGAGGAAGCATGGGTTTCAAATAGGTAGATTATGTTATGTGCATCACAGTACGGGTGAGCCTTGGTTTTCTTCGTTTATTGCTTACGAAGGTACATGGTGCCACCTCCTTTAAGTCTTTACGTACCGTTAATGGAGTATGTTACAGTATATTTCGCGATGCCTGTAAAGAGTATGGTTTACTTGACGATGATAAAGAATGGCATGAAGTGTTGACTCAAGCTTCTGCAGGTGGATTACCTCCCCAGGTTTGACAGCTTTTTGTCCATATTATTGTCAATTGTAAAGTCACTGATTTGAAGACTTTATGGAGTACACATTGGAAGAGCATGgttgatgacattttactcaGACGACGTCAAAGTTGTCCAAATACCTTATTCACTCTTAATGATATGCAACTGCAGTTCTATGCTTTAGGAGGTATGACACCTTTTTACATTACAATGTAAgacaaattttaaattttttgtgGGCTGGAAATGCAGTCCATTAATTGTTCGTCATTTTTTCTATAATTGGGTGAATGCTGTTAAATAGTTTTAGATATCAAATATTACAGAAATAGATGAGTTGATCCGGTCAGTTGGTAAATCCTTGAAGAAATTTGATCAGTTGCCTCAACCTCCTCGCAGCTATTTGAACAATGGAACAAACAATTTGATAATTGAAGAGACAAGCTATGACACCAGGAAGACGGAGTATGAAACTGCCAAGCTACTACATGACTGTACAGAGGAGCAGAGGAAAATATATGATGCAGTAATACAATCTATTGACACTAATGTTGGAGGGATTTTCTTCGTTTATGGTAGTGGTGGTTGTGGAAAGACATTCTTATGGAGAACTCTTATATGTAAGTTACGTTCACAAGGTAAAATTGTGCTTCCAGTTGCTTCTTCAGCAATTGCTGCCACATTAATGTTCGGTGGTCGGACTGCGCACTCCAGATTTAAAATTCCAATAGTTCTTGATGAATGTTCAACATGTAATATTGCCCATGATTCAGATGTTGTGCAACTCATAAAACAGACACAACTAATAATATGGGACGAGGCGCCTATGCAGCACAGGTACGCATTTGAATGCCTAGACCGATCGTTGAAGGATATCATAAAAGCTGTTGATCCAGAACGTTACACCATGCCGTTTGGCGGTATTACTGTAGTTCTGGGTGGTGATTTCCGTCAAATCCTCCCAGTAATTACGTATGCAGATCgtgctgatattgtagctgcctGTATCACTAGGTCATGGCTGTGGTCCATTTGCCAAGTATTCTTGCTGACAGAAAACATGCGCTTGAAACAAGGTGAGAGTGATAGTGAAAGTGAAAAGCTTAAAAAGTTTACAAAATGGGTACTTGACATTGGTAATGGCCCGGTCAGTCCACCTCGAGTCTGCAATTTGCCAGTCACTGAAAATCAAATTTTGATTCCGTCTCAGTTCTGTGACGTACAAACTGAAAACACAGTTGATAATATGATTTGTAGCACGTATCCTAATTTTGCTCACAAAGGGCACAGTACACAGTACTTGAGCGAGAGAGCTATTTTGACCCCTACCAACCAGACTGTGGGCCACCTCAATTCGCTTATTGTAGACAAGCTCCCCGGAGAATCTGTGTCCTATTTTAGTGTTGATGCTGCAGAGGAATTTGGTGGGACAGATGAGAATCTGAATGAAGCCTTCCCAATAGAGTATTTGAACTCCTTAAATGTAGCTGGGATGCCACCTCATGATCTGAAACTGAAGGTTGGGGTTGTTGTTATGCTAATGCGTAATTTGAACCAAACCCTAGGTTTGTGTAATGGTACAAGGATGATTGTGACCAAATGCCTGAGATTCTGTGTGGAGTGTGAAGTAATCTGTGGTACGTTTGTTGGTTCGAATCATTTCATTCCACGTATGGAGCTTTCTCCCTCAGATACAAAGATGTCATTCAAATTGGTACGGAAACAAATGCCTTTACAGATATGCTATGCCATGACAATCAACAAATCTCAAAGTCAATTCCTGAAGACAGTTAGGCTATACTTACCTAAGTCAGTGTTCACTCATGGACAGTATTATGTTGCTATTAGTCGAGTAACCTCACCCACTGGCCTCACTATAtttgttgatgatgagtctggtGCAGCTACAAATATCACCCAGAACGTTGTGTACAAAGAAGTTTTTTACGGCCTTCCAGAAGCTTAGTTTGTTTGAATTTATAAATGTGTAGGAATACATTATTGTTATTAAGTAATTCTGTAAATCTGATTATGGGAAAATGTTTTACTGTGTTAAATACTTTGCTCTTAAccattatatattataaattatgtTACGAATTGGTAGTAGTTTATTCTTCTACAAATGTATTCTGAATTGTTTCATCTTACATGTAACATAATAAAGAAGAATTACGCCTATGACCGTAGAAATAGGTGAAAAAAGGGGGTTTAATTAAAATGTGAATAGTTGATCAAACGTAACAAACTTCAAAAGTACAAATAAGTACCGAATTAAAGTACAAATAACCTTCATGCCAGATTGGAAGTGCAATTAAGTAAGGAGAACAACTCTGAATCGTAGT
Encoded here:
- the LOC141666227 gene encoding uncharacterized protein LOC141666227; protein product: MGGEEGDKFFNLEDLNADYGRKYRRTKQLNRNKENVGSMANIHTPSTKTNRSPLFTPTIVSSGSQKKTPTSMLTESTSNIVRLVGKRRKLGDLPRSGHLNETAASSQDRTPLSDVTNSGSASFSRNMLREETRSNINDISLNEREPLNRKGKENYLGFGRELFADEIVSDDEEESNDFNEGPNVVAPLFLSDDSEGSDYEASDCESSDDADCLSWSLDGDDEVIVDGMNSDCNLMQSRHVPRRVVPEEYASLGGPTAICSKCHARMLKEERVNKNVTKGCPIFSLCCMKGAVRLPPIPPTPEYLLDLYNDKKRGPTFHRLIRLYNAIFSFTSTGGNIDHSINNGRAPYVYKLNGQNHHVFGSLIPNDNETPKFCQLYIYDTINEVDNRLRQHLELYESDEIVELQITLKVIRSESGRECHISSTDEVVGIMVGDTEETCGDRDIVVKEKGKGLVRVSYVHPKLMALQYPLLFPRGEDGFHPKIKFQKTADSSCKPRGFLSLENYYSYTFQIRESDGKKMMEYVPGCIAPNCPDIISRVFRLELDQLMVDIKDKKNFGVCIRVMYVVEFQKRGLPHNVDNFVSAEIPDHLLDPVGYAAVKEFMIHGPCGLQNVKSPCMKDLRCIRHFTKKYCARTTFDDSGFPMYMRRRTNITVEIRKAQLDNQWVVPYNRDLLVKYQCHMNVEICCHARSLKYLFNNCLKGHDRVTVHVQRKRKRQANDTDEGGIDEINAYFDGRYLCGAESAYRIFGFPIYHRSISVERLQFHLPCDKNCTFHANEALGKVDVRKKNKFSKLEAFFYLNSVDVNAREYTYDEILRFYVWNDGERKWTMRKHGFQIGRLCYVHHSTGEPWFSSFIAYEEYGLLDDDKEWHEVLTQASAGGLPPQFYALGEIDELIRSVGKSLKKFDQLPQPPRSYLNNGTNNLIIEETSYDTRKTEYETAKLLHDCTEEQRKIYDAVIQSIDTNVGGIFFVYGSGGCGKTFLWRTLICKLRSQGKIVLPVASSAIAATLMFGGRTAHSRFKIPIVLDECSTCNIAHDSDVVQLIKQTQLIIWDEAPMQHRYAFECLDRSLKDIIKAVDPERYTMPFGGITVVLGGDFRQILPVITYADRADIVAACITRSWLWSICQVFLLTENMRLKQGESDSESEKLKKFTKWVLDIGNGPVSPPRVCNLPVTENQILIPSQFCDVQTENTVDNMICSTYPNFAHKGHSTQYLSERAILTPTNQTVGHLNSLIVDKLPGESVSYFSVDAAEEFGGTDENLNEAFPIEYLNSLNVAGMPPHDLKLKVGVVVMLMRNLNQTLGLCNGTRMIVTKCLRFCVECEVICGTFVGSNHFIPRMELSPSDTKMSFKLVRKQMPLQICYAMTINKSQSQFLKTVRLYLPKSVFTHGQYYVAISRVTSPTGLTIFVDDESGAATNITQNVVYKEVFYGLPEA